A stretch of the Vigna radiata var. radiata cultivar VC1973A chromosome 7, Vradiata_ver6, whole genome shotgun sequence genome encodes the following:
- the LOC106766695 gene encoding ribosomal RNA processing protein 36 homolog yields the protein METQYEKLEREDSITNSSSEDEEQEIEKELADVTFEELQKARSNGAHAFFQKPKEDKKLKRANKNRPMEASSKKPVSAFREVIQAPKKVVRDPRFESLCGTLDPEGFKKRYNFLYENDLPAERQALKKELKKYKDPKRISEIEERISWIDKQMKSDSTKNIDTEILANHKKKEREAAKQGKRPFYLKKSEVRKQRLIEKYNQLKSSGKLEAFVEKRRRRNASKDHRYMPYRRSGDVE from the exons ATGGAAACGCAGTATGAAAAACTCGAGAGAGAAGACTCTATTACCAACAGTTCCTCAGAAGAT GAGGAGCAGGAGATAGAGAAGGAGTTAGCAGATGTAACTTTTGAGGAATTGCAGAAAGCACGCTCGAATGGGGCACATGCTTTTTTTCAGAAACCCAAAGAagacaaaaagttaaaaagggCTAACAAGAATAG GCCGATGGAGGCCAGTAGCAAGAAGCCAGTTTCTGCTTTTAGAGAGGTCATCCAAGCTCCAAAGAAG GTTGTACGTGATCCAAGATTTGAATCTCTTTGTGGTACACTTGACCCTGAAGG GTTTAAGAAGAGGTATAATTTCTTATATGAAAACGATCTTCCTGCTGAAAGACAG GCTCTGAAGAAGGaattgaaaaagtataaagatCCGAAGCGCATAAGTGAAATAGAAGAACGTATATCATGGATT GATAAACAAATGAAGTCTGATTCAACGAAGAATATTGATACAGAAATATTGGCGaatcataaaaagaaagagagagaagcaGCAAAGCAGGGGAAACGTCCTTTTTATCTAAAGAAAT CTGAAGTACGGAAACAAAGGCTGATTGAGAAATATAATCAGCTCAAG TCATCGGGCAAACTTGAAGCATTTGTTgagaaaaggaggagaaggaatGCTTCTAAGGACCACAGATACATGCCGTATCGTAGATCTGGTGATGTCGAATAA